From Cyanobium sp. ATX 6F1, a single genomic window includes:
- a CDS encoding M48 family metallopeptidase: MDSQSPASVGPPLKAGPSHRRGVLLVALGCALALAGCGEPKPPRELSQLQAVTDQLLRANAIRTTPIRFALEAGETAPYWAQKAGLCKASKQEKESGDACEHWAHLSPAEAETPVHRQINRLSYLLGTASARTYAHGLISFDRSFFLVHEDDPGALRCVVAHELTHFLRRHAFLSSRAANGLWKDLPEQQRHRALARLSRQQELAADRNAMLMTAIAGHDPVICVQQLQNGAQLDADYAPEAPLETHPGYSRRLSAARAYLQGPLQRDLAAWRKAQANRGERTATAPRWSWDPGDQLLTVRTLPEPGPLP, from the coding sequence GTGGATTCGCAGTCACCCGCTTCTGTCGGCCCCCCGCTCAAGGCGGGCCCCAGCCACCGCCGTGGGGTCCTGCTGGTGGCCCTGGGCTGTGCCTTGGCCCTGGCGGGCTGCGGGGAACCGAAGCCGCCCCGGGAGCTGAGCCAGCTGCAGGCGGTCACTGATCAGCTGCTGCGCGCCAATGCCATCCGCACGACCCCCATCCGCTTCGCGCTTGAGGCCGGGGAGACGGCCCCCTACTGGGCCCAGAAGGCAGGCCTGTGCAAGGCCAGTAAGCAGGAGAAGGAGAGCGGTGACGCCTGCGAGCACTGGGCCCACCTCTCCCCCGCTGAGGCCGAAACCCCGGTCCATCGCCAGATCAACCGTCTCTCCTATCTGCTGGGCACCGCCAGTGCCCGCACCTACGCCCACGGTCTGATCAGCTTCGATCGATCGTTCTTCCTGGTCCACGAAGACGACCCCGGTGCCCTGCGCTGCGTCGTCGCCCACGAACTCACCCACTTCCTGCGCCGCCATGCGTTCCTCAGCTCCCGGGCGGCCAATGGCCTCTGGAAGGACCTGCCGGAGCAGCAGCGCCACAGGGCCCTGGCCCGCCTCTCCCGGCAGCAGGAACTGGCGGCCGATCGCAACGCCATGCTGATGACCGCCATCGCCGGCCACGATCCGGTGATCTGCGTCCAGCAGCTGCAGAACGGTGCCCAGCTCGACGCCGACTACGCCCCCGAGGCACCCCTGGAAACCCATCCCGGCTACAGCCGCCGGCTTTCGGCCGCCAGGGCCTATCTCCAGGGCCCCTTGCAGCGGGATCTGGCCGCCTGGCGCAAGGCCCAGGCCAACCGTGGCGAGCGCACGGCCACAGCCCCGCGCTGGAGCTGGGATCCGGGCGATCAGTTGCTCACCGTGCGCACCCTGCCGGAGCCTGGCCCGTTGCCCTAG
- a CDS encoding methyltransferase family protein, producing MALIACGVARFLLDVPPAVVVPIPAAQILVLIGGGTVFTHYGLLKRRRGRFDHPEALLTRGGLFSVVRHPMYLGDALMDLGFALLAGTWLAFGIYGLCLVALGLQARVEDRHLAERFPEAHRHWSLHTGLLWPLRAVRGASPSPPRS from the coding sequence ATGGCCTTGATCGCCTGTGGTGTTGCCCGGTTCCTGCTGGACGTGCCGCCGGCCGTAGTCGTTCCGATCCCCGCAGCCCAGATCCTGGTGCTCATCGGTGGAGGGACGGTCTTTACGCATTACGGGCTGCTCAAACGGCGGCGGGGTCGATTCGATCACCCTGAGGCGCTGCTCACCCGTGGCGGCCTGTTTTCCGTGGTGCGCCATCCGATGTACCTGGGCGATGCGCTGATGGATCTGGGCTTTGCGCTGCTCGCGGGCACTTGGTTGGCCTTCGGCATCTATGGCCTCTGTCTGGTGGCGCTGGGGCTCCAGGCACGGGTGGAAGATCGACACCTGGCGGAGCGCTTCCCCGAGGCCCACCGTCATTGGAGTCTCCACACCGGCCTCCTTTGGCCCCTAAGGGCCGTCAGAGGCGCATCCCCTTCACCGCCCCGATCGTGA